One window from the genome of Cricetulus griseus strain 17A/GY chromosome 2, alternate assembly CriGri-PICRH-1.0, whole genome shotgun sequence encodes:
- the Guca2b gene encoding guanylate cyclase activator 2B → MRGRAMSGSQLQAAMVLLLLLQSVQSVYIKYDGFQVKLESVKKLSELEKQQTSEPQLKTSGLLPAVCHDPALPLDLQPVCASQEAASIFKALKTISTDECELCMNVACTGCS, encoded by the exons ATGAGAGGCAGGGCCATGTCGGGGAGCCAACTGCAGGCTGCCAtggtcctgctgctgctgctgcagagtGTGCAGTCCGTCTACATCAAG TATGATGGCTTCCAAGTAAAGCTGGAATCGGTGAAGAAGCTGAGTGAGTTGGAGAAGCAGCAGACATCCGAGCCCCAACTGAAGACCAGTGGCCTCCTACCTGCTGTGTGCCATGACCCAGCCTTGCCCCTGGACCTGCAGCCTGTTTGTGCCTCCCAGGAAGCTGCCAGCATCTTCAAGGCCTTGA AGACCATCTCCACCGATGAATGTGAGCTGTGTATGAACGTTGCCTGTACAGGCTGTAGCTGA